From the Manihot esculenta cultivar AM560-2 chromosome 14, M.esculenta_v8, whole genome shotgun sequence genome, the window agctcacccctttcccctaacccccaggtttgcaggtcaaaGATAGCACAAGAAGTCGGCAAGGGTAAAGActttgtatatgtaatagattagtagtaaacatgtaatgtattgtggatagtattatgcttggccctattgatagattgtaatcccttttgtacatgatctttatgtaaatgtttttaatgatgagatgtattgaaccaagcttgatatatgagaTGTTGATCCTACtaaagtatttgatgagggctctaatatggggtttttatgtttaaagttattatgcatgcacaggtcaagcttgatatatgaaaattttaagtttttatgaaaatgtatgagaTTTCATCAAgtacacaggatgcatagtaggcttgctacgggttccagcgaccttaagtcaatctgaattttagcgccggtagcgatccgattttcggatcgttacaattatattatataaaataaaacaaaaaaataaatcatataaaattttataataataattatagtatAAATAGTTCATTATATACaactaaatataatatttaaaatgcaACTAAATGACTATTTTAACATTAATGATGCTTTAAAGATATCTCTAGCACTCGAATGTCGAGTGCATGTcgtatctcatgccatatcgtGTTGATAGGAGTTCAATATGACAAATGAAGAGTAGAGTATCAAAGACCAtgacttttcttcttttttttttttctgaagtaAGGCTGTCCTATCCATAATGCAACAAAATCCCACAATtcctgtatatatatatatatatatatactcttCTCACAGTTTAGATTATAAACTACTATTTCTTAGATACCAAATGGTTAGCATTTCAGGCATCAACTTAATTCCAGAAATTCACTTGCTTCCTACAACATGGAACAGTTAGAAAATGCAAACCAACAGAAGCCCATGTCAAAACTATTATCAAAACAAAACATATCTAAAATCCATCATGTCAGAACTGATTTGATCCTCAAACTAGTTCAGACACAAGATACCAAATCAGGCTTCCTTGTCTAATATGTGTTCCCAGGAAAGTTTGCTTGTTGGGCATCTGCGGAATGGTATGGGACAGTTGGAACTGGTAGAATTTGTGGTTCCATAGCTTGATGGATATAGCCGATGTTTTCCATGGATCCAAGAGAAGCAGCTTCTGATGGCAAGACCCTCTGCTCAACATATCGAGACACTAACAATTGTGAAACAAGATTGTTCTGCATCCTGGCAAGATATGGATCCTCGAAATGAGGCATTCTTGTAGATTGCATATATTGTATCTTCATTGATGGATGGGTATGTGTTGAAGCACCATACATCCTAGCAAGATATGGATCCTTGAAATGAGGCATTCTCGTAGATAGCATACATTGTATCTTCATTGATGGATGGGTATGTGTTGAAGCACCATAATAAGCATGTTGTGGACCTTCTATCTTATGTAGAGAATGCTGAGCAGTCAACTCTGATTGGTCACGACTAAGTTGCATCCCAGCTATATATGGACCCTCTCGTGAAGGCACATTTGCCAGAAATCGATTCTCTAAGACAGGCAATGGCGTGGATCCAgaaggcaatgcaggaggaacAAGAGCTGACGCAGGCATAAGTGGATGAAACAATGACAAGAGACTCCTTACCTGCACCATAATGATTACAGCGATTAGATAATAAGCATCAGAAATCACAAATAAGTAACATAAGACAATCAAACCAATCATGATGAAATTCAATTTCATATCACCATGCTTCATAATGCAACTTACTTGCTGGTCATTTAGTTCTTGTTTAAATTTTCCTTCCTGGTAGTTATCTTGGATAGCATGTTTAAAGGATCTCTCAGGCAATGGAAAACAATCTTTGCAAATTCTGAAGCTTACCTGAGCAAAGGGACAAAAGGAAAatggtaagaaaaaaaaaaagctttctAGTAGATTGGAAAAGATAATGTGCTCCTGACTAGTTGAAAAAAAAAGACAAGAAAAGCAACATCAAGCAGGAAAGAACTATGTCCATGACACCTAACAAATTAGAAGGAtaatgaaatatcaaaaatcaCCATCTACATTTTGCACAAGattaatcaaatataaaattgCAATGACCTTTGAGCAGCATTACTGGGAATAAAACAACCTCCGAGACATGTTAATCCATTATAGCTACTATCCTTGCAATAAAAACTTGTACAATTATATCTTAAGTTCATAACCAaataacaataacaataataataagctAGTTTCCCAACCCACTGATACCAGGGAATCCAGGGAGTCCAGGAGCAAAGTCCCAATAGGACATTTCACCCTCACATTGGCATAGTATTACACAGGGGTCTTTCTTTGTATATACCCTTACCTTTACCAACCAGACATATTTTATGGTCATACAATGCTTTGTAAATTTTATGGCCCATGACTAGGGTTAATGCTTCTATTTCTAGAGAGAGGTGCCTGTGGGAAAAAATTAAGATTGAAATTGAACAGCAAAGGTGTATGACTGTATTGTATTTGCCTGCGGCAATATTCCAATCATTAAGAATGGAAGTTAAGGAACAATTAGAGACACAGTTATGGCTTATTTATGTTATGCTAAGATCATAAAAAATGAGCCTTACAGGTTTAGTTGTGAACTAAGAAAAATACCTGCACAGGAAACTTTCCACCAAAAGCCGCAGGTTCCAAGTTCAACTTTCCAGTAGAGGTTGCTTCATACGGACCATAGAGAAGCTTCAGTTCAAAGTCAAACAGAAAAAGCCCCATACCTGGTTTGATCTTCTCCACAACTTCCTTTTTTCCCTTAGGAAGCCCAAAAACACGGTACATATAGCACTCTGGCTTTGTTTTTCCATtacacaaaaaaataaaaccagAAAGTTTTTCCATATCCTTCTCTTTTTCTAGTGTATTCATTCTACTTGCATAGGTAGCAGGAGGAGAGGCAGAGGCAAAGACATGTGCAGGTTCTGAAGAAGAGGAATGAACCTCCGCATTCTTCTTCTCTATCTTGCCTTTTGCATTTAGGGGACTTTCAGCCTGTCGTTTCCTTTTGGATCTTCATCTCTTCCCTTACCACAAACAAAACTGAAAATATTCTGAAAACCAGGAATCACTCAGGTCATCCGAAAACTAATTTTCCAGATTGATATAGTGGACAAGAAGTCAAAATAACAACCAGGAAAGATTGGGAATAATTTCAACGAACAAATAAATAGAATCACAAATCCCCATGGCCACTTAACATGGTTAGTAGTACTACGTAAAAAGAACATGAAAATTGTTTGGGAGAAGGCTACACTCTCAATCTGTTGCACAAGTAGACAAAACAAGAAGGGTGAAAAAAAAAACGTTTGCAAAGCAGATAGCCATCCTAATAGAAACATTATTCACCCTAATACACTGAAGCAGAGGAAAAAAGAGAAGGAACCCTACATAAGGTACAAGCATCCTTGTGTTCCAGAATTATAACAATGAAACCAACCAAACACCCTATATAGAAAATGACGAGCATTCCTTAATTATCACTTGAAAAAATGAGAACATATCAATGCTGGTTCTTTGTTTCAATTTCACTCTCAAATATATGCAATGTCATAAAGAACACTCCAAAAGAGTATTAAGAAAGGCTACCCTTTGAATTAATCATccccaaaataaaattaaagaaaaaaaattagtaactcctagttggaaaatattttctgcgatgtaaaaaatattttcgttgcttaattttaatttagaaaataaaatttattaacaattttcttttgattgaaaaatattttctatcgaATAAATTTTCTGATATTCGGAGAAAATACGAAAGATATTATCGTGAAACAAATGGAACCTTAATGAGAGAAATAGTTCATTGTCTGCCTAATCAAACAGAGGTCAGCCCTAACATAAAAGATTCACCTTTAAGACCAGTCCCACCAGAATCAACTAAAGCCAACAATCCAATtcagagaaggaagaagaaagggCTCGCTAAAACCTAGCGCAAAATACTGTAATGCGAAACGGATTACCTAAGACGCCGAGCTTTCAAGTTCGCGACTTCGGAGCGGGAGTAGCAGTTTTAAGCGCGAGAGGAATGTGGCAAGGCAATCAGGAAAAGGAGAACTTCAATGCTGACAGATGGAGTAATTAATTACTTTAAGTTAAACGACATGCCGTTCGCTTGGTTTATAATTAAacgattttctttttttttttttgaactgcGGGAGTAATTCTTGTTCATCCCCTGCGGACTGAAAACATATATTGTTTTATTCAAATTAAGAATTGATATCTGAGaatcctcatcatcatcacttTAAGTACAAAATATGAACTTTGCCGGTGGGTACCAAGCAATACCTTTGAGGCCAAtcataatatatacatatatcatgaacaaaatcaacatataattttattttagttattacataagcataatataaattttattattgaaaataaaaatttatcttttaaaatttataaacaaaaGGACGCAATGCTTCTTCTACTGCATCTCAAGAGGTTCAAAAGGTAgagaattcaatttaattatgcaACCAACCATGACGAAGATAAAATTTCCAGGTTGAGCATCCACGACTTTGACTATGTTTAGCACAAGAGGGACGacgaaggctccgacatccatTCAACCTCTTTGGATTCTGGTTGAGAATGGTAAATTTTGATACTAATTGGACTGAAGTTAAAACTCTCTAGTCACCCCCAAAAATAAAAGTTTCTAGTCGGGCTTACAAGATCATAATGAATGGCAAAGTAATATATTAACCATAATAAGTCTATCAGTCATTTCAATATGGTGCATCCACACTTGCGTTGCAAGCATGCAAAACGGCAGTATTCAACACTGGAAAACGCTATAGTGAACTGCCTCAAGAAAACAAGTTAAGCTAATTCTACAGCCACAGGAGACTATATGAAaagtaataaatattaaatagtattGGTTACAGCAGAGAAGAGCATTTCAAAAATTTCTACAaaacaaaaatacaaaaattgaaccgaaccgaaacaATCACCCCCACGAGggaaattttaaattacaagATAAAGTGATACAAAACCAAAAACGACAAGACAAAAGATACCTCCTGCGTCTGTGAACAAGGGAGGAACTTCTGTACATCGTAACATTGTTTAGTCACGAACTAACCAAAATTTGAAGCCTGTGCAGTCATTCTCTATACTCGTAGTTGGCCTAGATAAGAAACTTATTTTTATGGGCACAGGAATTTTTGATTTTTCCCACATAGACTCTGAATGTGCATTTGGCACCCAGAACTCGTAAATGAGCTTCTTTACAGTCGAAAAAGAGTTGTCAGGCCACCCGTAATTTACAGAATTGGGGTGGAGATGGTTCTCTGTACTCTTACAGGATTTTAGAGTTAGTGCCTTGAAGGAAGCATACTGCTTATGCAGAACCTGATGATGAGTCTGTTCCATTGGACGAATCCTCCCCATTTGCTGAAGTAGAAGGGTTCCCTTGATGCTGGTTCTCCTCGCTGCCACTGGTTCGAGGTTTTCCCAATCTTGATCGAATATTGGTGCCCATAGGGAAGGGCTCCTACATAAAAACGAATAAAAAAACAGATTGTTTATCAGAGTTTTAAGACCAGTTGCCATGAAACAAAAAGCCTCGCAGACTCATGCAATAAAGAAATAAACCATAAGCAGCCCAGACCATCATCCTTGTCTTACAATCCATACAGTGAATACAATAATTGGGATAATCATAAAATCTAACCACCACAGTTTCCAGTAACTGATTTGTTTAtcctcttaaaaatattaatcatcAAAAGGAGCTTCTGGTGAAGAAAATCTATTGCCACAAATTTTGCAGATAAGGCATCAAATTTGACAGTAAATACGTCCACAGTTTCAGTTCAGCATATCTGCTGGTTACAATCATATTGAACTTATGGTTAAGATGGACcaagaaaaaataagaatataattaatatattcaccATTAACAGTCAATAACTTAACAATAAAGATCATGCACGATGTACAAATTTCGAAAATTAAACTCATATTATGTTTTTTACACTAAAAAAATCTCCACTCTAAATTCAAATTGGTCGAATAAAGATTTAATATATTCATGCtacttattataaaatttatgaagtcatcttaattatatttttaaatagttcAGATGGGTTATTAACTTTTCCAGTTTGAAGTATCACTTGTTAAAGTTCAATGGAGATTTTAAGATAAGTGAAATATGCGGAAGTTAAATTCCTTTATTCTCAAGTTAAAATGTGGGTGACTTGATAATTTTTGGCAACTGGATAATTAAGTTAAAGTCCCATTCTTTTTTCCCCTTTAAGTTGtaatatcataaaatttttctttactTTTCACAATATTACTTATATATCAAAGTTATGTTTCGACTCTATgttaaatttacataaaataataatttttgttatttttatttgtgttatttaCACAACATTAGGACCAACATTAAGTAATGGGAACTTCATTgcaatcctcaataacataccGGATCACCAGCATTTGGACCATCAGTATGAAAGAGGATAGGGCGACAGCGTCTGTCCTCATTCATCAAACTTGAGTTCTGAAAATGAGCAATAAGAGCAGCTTTTCCTTGAATTCGAGCATATGCAAGAGATGCCACCTTTTCACTGTTGAACTTCTCCCATTTTTTGCCATTGAATGCCTGCAAAAAGATACATTTGCCTATACTGTTAGCCTTTAGACTTCATGGGTCAGGGGGCAGAGGAGTATTTTCCTTTCCCAGAAGAATGACAAACTACTGTTACTTCATAAAGCCAGCATCAGACCTTGTGGAATGGAATAATCTGTTGAGGATCAGTCATGTTAATGAATGCATAGCCCACATTGCACTTGTTCTGTTGaatcataatcataaatttGACTTAGTACTATGAGTCAGAACACTATAAATATTTGTGGAATGGCTCAGAATGTGAGGCTTTTgcagtaaaaaaagaaaaaagaaattactTGCCTTGAAATCAATTGGTAAGTAAATAAAGTCATAAGTTCCTCGACAATGCTCGTCAATTGCAGCCAATAACATCTTAGAAGTATATCTGGGGACGAAAAAGACAAAAGATGAAACCACAAAGCACAAAGAGAAGAAAATAGTATCAAATGACCTTAGCACTTCCAAAGCTGCCTtggaaatgaaaatataaagacCAATATGGGCAAAATATGGACTTCTATTTATAAAATCGTATGATACATGATTATCAtggtaaaatattaaaagtagaAAACATAAACAGGATGACTAAGACCAAAAAAAATCTATTCTCAATTAGATAATTGACAATCCTTTTTTAGCTTTATCTCACTGGTAGAAACTCAATGCCATAGGTCCCCTGTAAAACTAACAGTTCTCTATTAGAAAAACAACTGAGCCAATGACTCACGAGTAGAAATGAGATAAATCCACAAAGAATCAAGGCATTTACAACAAATTTGTTATTGAAATGACTAGTTCACAGGAGATACAAAAATATAGTAATTCaatcatattttaataaaaccTTTTATGATAGAATGCGAAGCAATCTTGTTTCTTACTTGTTTGGAATGTTCTTTATCATCAATGTGGTTCGACTATCTTCACCATGCAATATGTGGTCAATATCAAGTTCGTATTGTTTCTTATCTGAATGATTGGTATTTGATTCCATTCTACGATGTGAGAGATTTCTCACACGTTCATTAGAAGAATCAAAAGGGGCTGGCATCGAGATCATAGGGTTCCTCCCAGGGAAAATGTGGCACATCGGATGACCAGTGTGCAGTCCCGCATTTTTAGTCACATCCATACAATTTCCACCAACATGAGAGAAAATGTTGAGTGAAGCAATGTCCATAGGATGTGGTGGAGAGCCACCAGGAAAACCCACACTCCCAAGAGGACCCAGATGGAAACTAGAAGAGTCTGGAGACTCCCCAGAATAAGCATGTCGCTTGTCCCACAAGGAAGGATTGACAGCTGGAGCAGATCCTATGTGATGATGAGCAGGTAATGTGTTGAGCATAACTGGAGGTGTCCGAGGAAGTCCAGGCATATGTGAAAGATGATGAGCATGAACACCATTGGCAAATGATGGTGAATTTGGCCAAATCATACGATTTCCATGATGTTGCTGGCCTGAGTTGGAATTGCTCCATATATAATGATTTCCTGGAAGAGAGGCACTTCCATTTCCAGAAGATCCAAAAACTAGAGAGAATTTTATGCAAGAAGAGAATTACCAAAATGATcaacaaattttaaaatgatgCCATCAATTGAAACTCCAAACAAATACAAACTGAACTAAATTGGCAATGAAATAATGGGTTAAGTTCAAACATTGCACATCACAACTGATTGAGATGATATCCAAGGGAATTTATGAAATTCTCAAATTTGCaaagaaaacataaaataaGTGTTAGACGAACATAACATGAACATCACTCATAAGATTCTGCCATTTAGTGCAAGAAAGCAGAGAGAATATGCTGTTTCAAGGTGTCCTATATAATTCATCTATTGTCACATTAGGTTTTATTCAGTGAAGGAGTCGAGCACAGTAAATACTGATTCCGGTATATGTTTCCCATTTATTGTACAGCTGCATTTCAATTCAGAAAGCACTACGACTTCTAAAAACCCATGAAGTTAATTAGAAATGGTTGCATAAGAGGATTCATGTTCAACTCTAAATTATCTGCTCTTATGAAAAAGACCTGCAATCCTGCCAAAGCAGCATATTTTAcattactaaaattttgatggtgataaaatttttttaaaaaaatctgtgCGGTTACAAAAAGCTACCTTTCATTAATAACTTACCAAGAGTGCACTCTAATTATTACTCTCCATCTTACAGGAAATTGGTAAGACAAAACACTAAACACAGAGGAGTGCAGATGACAAAGCAACAATACTAGCACACCcatagaaaagttttaattgttaaagGTGAATTGTAGATCACAAGAGTTGCTAACTGCCATGTTCTTCACAAGATTTTTAGTTGTTAGGTTTCACAGAGTTGCTATTGTTATTTTCAACTGAAACGGGAACTAATTTAAATATGGAAATAAGTCCAATTAAGCCCCTTACTTTTATTCAAGGGGCAAATAagtctaatttaaaattttgaaccaATTAAACCCTTGTACTTTTATTAGGGACCAAATAAGttctaatttaatataatatttttttaataataaaacattattttttataatttaaaacatcataaatttaatattttaattatcataaaaattttaaaaaacatatagatataataaataatttttagaattataaaaataaagttttagcatataaaaaatatttttattattaaaaaataatattatattagatgAGGATTTATTTGATCAGTATAGGGCTTAATTGgccaaaattttgaattgaactTATTTGGCCCTTGAGTTAAAGTACAAGTATAGAGGCTTAATTGGACTTATATCCATTTAAATATCTATAAGTAGTTCACTGATCTTTATTAAAAACTTAACTCAGTTGTAAAACTCTAATCATTATTCAAATGCTCCAGAAGCATGATCAGATTTGTTTGGCGGTGTATCTGTATACTTGAAACACATCTTTGCACATTTAAAGCCCATTATCATGGATTTTGAACCACCAACAGCCATTTTCATAAGACCTTAAATTCTATCCTTCTAATACTATTTGGTTAGTTGCCTTGATCATTCTCATCATAGAAATGCAAGAAAGAAGTAATATGCAAGCGAACCCATCATATAATAATCATCTGAACTTACCCCCTCCACCGAATTCCATCAGGTGCCCATTTGAACCTACTCCTTGAATGGGCCTGCTGTTGATTCCATCACTCAATTTGGAACCAACACTGTGAGCCATGCCTCCAACAGTGCTTGAGGAGTTATATGGAATACCATGGGCTAAGCTACCGTGATACTCTGGCAAGGAGTGAGGATGTAGACTTTGAACGCATTGGTTACCAAAGATTATTTCATCCATGGAGTGGTTAGATTCATGAAGACCAACTTGTTTTCCAACAGATCCCACTATTGGAGAGGGTAAGTTATTTGGAACACTAGAACTTTGATGTGATTCAATAAATGAACCCATAGGTGACTGAATAGCAGAAGGTAAAACTTGGGTTGATCCATTGTCCATGCAGCTAGATGCAATTACTCCAGGAGAAAATGCTGCTATGAAATATAAGGACAAGAAAAACAGATGTGTTATGGGAGAAGAAGAGCCTATTTAACATGAACAAACTTTTAACAAAATGAACTACCTAATCGTCCAGCTGATGAGTCATCAAAAGGGCTTTGACAAAGATTGGGTTCTTCCTGCTCCTGCTCAGGCTTTGGCACCAAGCTgtaaaagaaatttttattaaagacAAGCATATAGACAGGCAAAGCAGGAAACATAGGGCCGcctaaagaaaaggaaaaaagaaaagaagggaaGGTAATAGagaggagttttttttttttttggggggggagAGAGGTGCATTGTAATGTGGTAGCAGCTCATTAATGTAGCCCGAAAAGAAGTAGCCACCTCGTTAACCAgtaaataaattagaaaaagGCAGCATAATAAAGGCAGAAACAACAAAAGTTAAAGAAAAACAATGTAAGATGCTATCAAATGCAATCCTAACAGGGtaatttgaattatatcaaGTGTAAAATGATGATACCGTCTTGTACCCCCAGGACGGCTTGGTTCAAGCTTGATCTGCTTCCCAGCAATGTCACTCCTATTTAATGCAGACAAAGCTGCTTCTGCAGCTCTAATATCATAATACTCTATGAACTTGTGATGGCGCTTGTGTGGGGTCTCACGGATCTGAAAACCACAAATAATAAGTGTTATAAATTGGATTGCCTTTCATCCACTGTAAATTTTATGCA encodes:
- the LOC110600181 gene encoding protein MEI2-like 1 isoform X2, with the protein product MLFDVMDQRSGTASSHFFEDIWLPAEVFEATYSIQTGFWKPHSMPDHQIGKDGMAHPTSSKLVASSPLEKFSPGRAQPESMLAMDQKDKLSIGEGSAIMMKTSWNSMDHHAKSWSSLSVHPSSYGFDGTRAGISTTQWESSLFSSSFSDAFSGKLRLLDNDVKSHQPAKTVASPYEEDESFESLKELEAHAIGNLLPAEDDLFSGVTDELGYNAYGNSRDDLEDFDLFITGGGMELEGDDHPSVGQRNSDFVGGVNNGQGVSNGSIVGEHPYGEHPSRTLFVRNINSNVEDTELKALFEQYGDIRTLYTACKHRGFVMISYYDIRAARNAMRSLQNKPLRRRKLDIHYSIPKDNPSEKDINQGTLVIFNLDSSVSTEELHKIFGAYGEIKEIRETPHKRHHKFIEYYDIRAAEAALSALNRSDIAGKQIKLEPSRPGGTRRLVPKPEQEQEEPNLCQSPFDDSSAGRLAFSPGVIASSCMDNGSTQVLPSAIQSPMGSFIESHQSSSVPNNLPSPIVGSVGKQVGLHESNHSMDEIIFGNQCVQSLHPHSLPEYHGSLAHGIPYNSSSTVGGMAHSVGSKLSDGINSRPIQGVGSNGHLMEFGGGVFGSSGNGSASLPGNHYIWSNSNSGQQHHGNRMIWPNSPSFANGVHAHHLSHMPGLPRTPPVMLNTLPAHHHIGSAPAVNPSLWDKRHAYSGESPDSSSFHLGPLGSVGFPGGSPPHPMDIASLNIFSHVGGNCMDVTKNAGLHTGHPMCHIFPGRNPMISMPAPFDSSNERVRNLSHRRMESNTNHSDKKQYELDIDHILHGEDSRTTLMIKNIPNKYTSKMLLAAIDEHCRGTYDFIYLPIDFKNKCNVGYAFINMTDPQQIIPFHKAFNGKKWEKFNSEKVASLAYARIQGKAALIAHFQNSSLMNEDRRCRPILFHTDGPNAGDPEPFPMGTNIRSRLGKPRTSGSEENQHQGNPSTSANGEDSSNGTDSSSGSA
- the LOC110600181 gene encoding protein MEI2-like 1 isoform X4 codes for the protein MLFDVMDQRSGTASSHFFEDIWLPAEIQTGFWKPHSMPDHQIGKDGMAHPTSSKLVASSPLEKFSPGRAQPESMLAMDQKDKLSIGEGSAIMMKTSWNSMDHHAKSWSSLSVHPSSYGFDGTRAGISTTQWESSLFSSSFSDAFSGKLRLLDNDVKSHQPAKTVASPYEEDESFESLKELEAHAIGNLLPAEDDLFSGVTDELGYNAYGNSRDDLEDFDLFITGGGMELEGDDHPSVGQRNSDFVGGVNNGQGVSNGSIVGEHPYGEHPSRTLFVRNINSNVEDTELKALFEQYGDIRTLYTACKHRGFVMISYYDIRAARNAMRSLQNKPLRRRKLDIHYSIPKDNPSEKDINQGTLVIFNLDSSVSTEELHKIFGAYGEIKEIRETPHKRHHKFIEYYDIRAAEAALSALNRSDIAGKQIKLEPSRPGGTRRLVPKPEQEQEEPNLCQSPFDDSSAGRLAAFSPGVIASSCMDNGSTQVLPSAIQSPMGSFIESHQSSSVPNNLPSPIVGSVGKQVGLHESNHSMDEIIFGNQCVQSLHPHSLPEYHGSLAHGIPYNSSSTVGGMAHSVGSKLSDGINSRPIQGVGSNGHLMEFGGGVFGSSGNGSASLPGNHYIWSNSNSGQQHHGNRMIWPNSPSFANGVHAHHLSHMPGLPRTPPVMLNTLPAHHHIGSAPAVNPSLWDKRHAYSGESPDSSSFHLGPLGSVGFPGGSPPHPMDIASLNIFSHVGGNCMDVTKNAGLHTGHPMCHIFPGRNPMISMPAPFDSSNERVRNLSHRRMESNTNHSDKKQYELDIDHILHGEDSRTTLMIKNIPNKYTSKMLLAAIDEHCRGTYDFIYLPIDFKNKCNVGYAFINMTDPQQIIPFHKAFNGKKWEKFNSEKVASLAYARIQGKAALIAHFQNSSLMNEDRRCRPILFHTDGPNAGDPEPFPMGTNIRSRLGKPRTSGSEENQHQGNPSTSANGEDSSNGTDSSSGSA